In the genome of Quercus robur chromosome 3, dhQueRobu3.1, whole genome shotgun sequence, one region contains:
- the LOC126719259 gene encoding uncharacterized protein LOC126719259 — protein MKVMMTIDEDQGLPQVRPSPMKKSTTGHRSPSPRGLGNDAMSRALDQLSKSPFTHHIEGAILPRRFQQPTFAIYNSKTDPMEHVSQFNERMAVHSRNEALMCKVFLSSLGPVAMRWFNGLKTNSIDSYRQLTQAFGSRFVTNRRAPRPLSALLSLSMHDGETLKAYSDRYWETYNEMEDNFDDVAIITFKNSLPTDHGLRKSLTGKPATSMRQLMDRIDKYK, from the coding sequence ATGAAAGTGATGATGACTATAGACGAGGATCAAGGACTCCCCCAAGTGAGACCTTCTCCCATGAAGAAGAGCACTACTGGGCATAGGAGCCCATCTCCTAGGGGCTTGGGAAATGATGCCATGAGTAGGGCATTGGATCAACTCTCCAAGTCGCCTTTTACGCATCACATAGAAGGGGCCATACTTCCTCGACGGTTCCAGCAGCCAACCTTCGCCATTTACAACAGTAAAACAGACCCtatggagcatgtgagccaatTCAACGAAAGGATGGCTGTCCATTCTAGGAACGAGGCActgatgtgcaaggttttcCTGTCTAGCTTGGGACcagtggcgatgaggtggtttaatggTCTAAAGACGAACTCCATAGATTCGTATAGGCAACTGACCCAAGCTTTTGGCTCCCGCTTCGTTACGAACCGCAGAGCCCCTCGGCCTTTGAGCGCTTTGTTGTCGCTATCCATGCATGACGGAGAAACCttaaaggcctactcggacagatattgggagacgTACAATGAAATGGAAGACAATTTTGACGACGTCGCCATTATCACTTTCAAAAATAGTCTCCCAACCGATCACGGCCTGAGGAAGTCTTTGACTGGCAAACCCGCCACCAGTATGCGCCAACTGATGGATCGGATAGACAAGTATAAGTGA